The Trachemys scripta elegans isolate TJP31775 chromosome 24, CAS_Tse_1.0, whole genome shotgun sequence region CCCCAGCCTTGAAGAGGGAGGCACTGGAGAAGGCCATCCCCGTGGCCTTGAGCCGCctggtgaggaggaagaacaAGGCGCTGATGAAGGACGTCTGGGGCAAGACCCTGAAGACCTGCCTGTACTACGCAGAGAAACCTGGCCCGGATGTGGCCACCAGCCTCGTCGACACAATCTCGGCTTTCTCCATCGAGCTGGGCCTGGACGAGGAGTCCTTGGCCCAGGTGGCCAAAGCCACAGGGAAGCCGGCCGGGCTGCTCCAGGCCGAGATCCGGAGTCCCTGGGTCAAGCGGCTGGACCCGGAGCAGGTGCTGAAGCAGATCACTAAGCCAGTGCCCTTCTCCTCCCGAATGTGGGGCTTGGTGCCCTACTGGGGCCGCGGGGCCGACGGGCAGCCCGAGATCTCCCTGGAGGCCACCTACAGGCTGCTGACACAGGCCCTGACAGAGATGACGGAGGACGCAGAGCGGATGCTGCACCAAGCCCATGCCAAGGAGTAGGGGGAGAGGCTGTTTGTAGAGTGTTTCCTCCCCCAGCgcggagatgcagccacctctgaggcgGGCTCGGGGGCTGTGTATGTGGTGCTGAATTCCAGCCAGGGCGGCTGTGTGACACAGGGGTTGCTGCTGCATTAGAGGAGTGTGGTTATATAGCTGTGGCATTGCATGGTTTTTTCCTGTGTCCCGCACTTGTCAGAATAACGTGCGACCTGCCCGCCTAGGGGGAGCCCTGCTGAGCTCAGCGAGGCTGATGTTCTAGCCAGGGACACACACACTGGGCCCTCCGCAGCGCAGACTTTGTATTAGTTCTTTCTTGTCTGTTTTCCTTCAATCAGAAATAAAAGGGAGACCCGGACAGGACCTTTGCTCTGTGTTGATGGGAAACTCTGCTGATGAAAGCGCGGCTGCTGAATGGGCACTGCTGGCAGCGCAGGGCCACGCTGGGGCCAGCCCGgcctgggagaggaaagggggcgCCCTGGCTGACCTCCACCCTGCAGCACAGCCCTGCATGCCCCACTGCACCCTGGGAATTTGAGGCTCTGAACaccccagtgcattctgggaataTGGGGCACTCCACTccctggtgcatcatgggaatttGAGGCGCTGGGCACTCCAGGCAACCCTGGGAAGTTGGGGATCTCCATGCCCCAGAGCATTCTGGGAAGTTGGGGCTCTGCACcccccagtgcatgctgggaagttAGGGCTCTCCAGACCCCAGTGCATGTTGGGAAGTTGGGGCTCTGCACCCCCCAGTGCATACTGGGAAGTTAGGGCTCTCCAGaccccagtgcatgctgggaagttgGGGCTCTGCACCCCCNGGGAAGTTAGGGCTCTCCAGaccccagtgcatgctgggaagttgGGGCTCTGCACcccccagtgcatgctgggaagttAGGGCTCTCCAGaccccagtgcatgctgggaataGGCGGCTCTCCACTccctggtgcatcatgggaacgTGGGGGGGTGGATGCCTCTGTGCTCGCTGGGAATAGGCCTCTCCATGCCCCGGTGCACCCTGGGATATCATGGTGGGTCGCCTCCCGCAGGAGCCCGcaacctgctgctgcccctgaatTGTCACCCCCCTCATTGGGGAAGCGTCCCGGCGGCTTGCGCATGCGCATCATTGTACTGCCCCGCCTCCCACTATCGCGCATGCGCAGACTTTTCATCGTAGCATCGTTGCTGCGACGCAGTGAGCGAACCTATACGCATGCGCACCGTCGGACCCAGCCGTACACGATCTATGTCGCGCGTGCGCAGTCCACTTCGCCACGCGCCTTTCCCAACGCGCATGCGCCTGCCGCAGTAGCGCGACGCTGGGGACAGAAGGACCCCGCGTCCCCCCGTCTTTTGGGTTGCCCTGATGAATGCCTGATTACAATTGCTCATATccggggggcggggttggggggagggagcccagatgggggtaagaggggaagggaagggagcaggCCCGGGGGCCGGTAGTTTAGATCAGGCGCGGGCAGGGGCAGCCCCAGCGGAAACAGGGAGGGGTCCTGGCTGGGTGGGCATCGGAAACAGGAAGGCGAAGCAGgcgagggaggagaagggagagggagagaggtgagggggggcgggggggtccgtggggggaggggttgggggctcCATGAGGATTTAGATGACGAGGActccctgggaggggggagaggaggggtccATGGGAAGAGTTGAGGAGAGTTTGGGGGGCTCTATGTGAGGGTAGGGGGAAGGATCTGTAGGGGAGGGAAAGTGGGGGGGGCCTCCATGGGGAGGGTGGGCCTGGGGGGAGGAGTCCTCAGGCAGTAATGGCTTCGTGTGGGGAGCTTTTGGCccacatgggggggtgggggaatctgcATGGGGGGGACAGCTGGGGGCTGCATGGAGAGAGAGGGTTGGACAGGAGGGGGCTCCTTGGGGGGAGCGATGGGAGGAGATGGGGTGGGCGGAGTGAGAGGCTGAGACACTGCAGTGAGGGGCCCTATGGGAAGCTGAGGTGTTTCATGGTGCGGGGCAAAGAAACCTAGAGTGAAAGAAAGAAACCTGGGGCTGATCCAAAGAAGGGGATACCAAGCCgatctggggcagcagggagggggctggatagGGGCCTAGGGGGGTCTGAGCCGGGGGGACAGGATATGGGGCTAGCTGGGCTCATGGGGCTGATCTGGCGGGAGGGTGTGCTCTCACACAACTCGCCCCTCCCCTCACAGAGAAAAGATGTCTGAAGTCACAGCCGAGAAGCAGCCCCTGGCTGAACCGCTCCCGCAGGAGATCCCAGCGCGGCCTGCGCTCCCTGCCAAGCAGGAGGCTACCCCGGCCCGGACACGGTGCCCCAGCTCCGACCTGGAGCCGATCTGCATTGAGGATGAacccgcccggcccagccccgagGGGAAGGTCAAGGCCTCTTCCAGCAACAGCCCTGTCTGTAAGTACCGGAGGTGGTCACTGCCATTTCCTGTGTCTGTTCTCTAGGGCTTTAAACGCCATAGCACTGGGGCTCCCGGCCCTTCCCATGGGGAACTGCACCCCGCCTTCCAGATCCCCCCAATGCCAGGACTCCCGGCCCTTCCCTCGGGGAGGGCAGCCCcgttcctcctccccaccaccggGGTATGCAGCTCAGGAGGAGTTAGGGATCCCGGCAGCAGGGGGAGGCGGGTGGcgtggggagcccaggctgggcatggagttgggggtgggggtcagccGAGGCTGGAGCCTTGAGCTCTCCCTCGCCCCCCCAGATCGCCTGGGTTCCAACCAGTGCTTCCACTGCCTGATCACCTTCCCGGACGAGAAGTTCAAGGAGCGGCACATGAAGCGGGAGCACCCCGAGGACTTTGTGCAGGAGAATCTGCGCGACGCCCTCTTCGTCTGCTTCATCTGCAGTAAGCCCTTCGAGAGTTCCCGCGCCCTCATCTGCCACCAGCGTGGGcacgcccccgccccgccccccgacTGCCCCGACTGCCTGCGCCCCGCCTTCGAGTGCTCTGACTGCGGCCGCCGCTTCGGCCAGCTGGCCAACTACCAGCGCCACCGGCTGGGCCACGCCGCCGGCCGCAGCCTGCCCCACCAGTGCCCCGACTGCGGCAAGAGCTTCCGCCAGCTCTCCAACCTGCGCCGCCACCAGGCCTCCCACCAGCGCCCCCTGGAGCTGCTGCCCTCCCGCCCCTACTCCTGCACGGAGTGCGGCGAGAGCTTCACCCAGGAGGCCGGCCTGCACGAACACTACATCCGGCATGCCCGTGGCGAGCTCTAGCACCCCACGCCGCAGCCTGAGGGCTCTGGCGCCGCCCCAGGAGCTCTAgcgccccctccagccccagtggGGAGAGCTGGGACTGCAGCAGAATGCCCCCTCTTCTGCCACCAAGCCCACTCCAATCAGCTCTGGGAGCTGGGACAGCAGGCGCCACCTGGCAGGAAGTCGAGCTAGAATGGGACTGGAAGGACATTGATGGAACTGAGCGGATTGGATGGAGcaggacatggggcctttcccctctagaggGTGCCAGCTCCCATCCGGCCCCAAGGTGGGGGATTGGCtagctcaggggggcagggaatgggcaccgggcctgtcccctctagggagCATGGGCTCCTGTCCGGTCCCAGGGCAGGAGGGCTGGCTGTCTCAGGGGGCTGCCATCTGAAACACGCCCCCCCATTCCCCTGTGTTCGTGTCCGTCTGCGACACGCACCCCACAGCATCTCTCTCCACACCCTGCTCTTCCTCCCATAAACGCCTTGCGCCTCCCCTGCAGCCAAGCACCGAGCCCTCCACGGCACCAACCATCACTCTCTAGCCTGGTGGAGGCTGGAGTCCTGGCGGGAGAGGACCTTTCTgcgtt contains the following coding sequences:
- the ZNF576 gene encoding zinc finger protein 576; the protein is MGVRGEGKGAGPGAGSLDQARAGAAPAETGRGPGWVGIGNRKAKQAREEKGEGEREKMSEVTAEKQPLAEPLPQEIPARPALPAKQEATPARTRCPSSDLEPICIEDEPARPSPEGKVKASSSNSPVYRLGSNQCFHCLITFPDEKFKERHMKREHPEDFVQENLRDALFVCFICSKPFESSRALICHQRGHAPAPPPDCPDCLRPAFECSDCGRRFGQLANYQRHRLGHAAGRSLPHQCPDCGKSFRQLSNLRRHQASHQRPLELLPSRPYSCTECGESFTQEAGLHEHYIRHARGEL